From the genome of uncultured Methanobacterium sp.:
TTTCCACCACCCGGTTAACAATGGTAAAAACCCTTTCATAGACTTCGTTTCTTTCCATATTCAAAGCAAAAGGAAAGTCCAGGCATAATAAAAAGTTTTCCCACTCTTTCTCCACAGGTTTACTTAAAACCAGCAGATTTTTCTTCATCTCATTTTCTTTTCTGGATGCTCCTTCTACGGAGCTGTCATCACCCTTAAAAATTAAATCCATTAAACTGCTGGAAAAATCATCTGGTGGGTTGATATTATTTTTCAACAGGTTATATTCCCCGAAATTCATGGGAAATACTGGTTCTTTTTCAATTCTTCGTGCAGCATCCACATTCATCTCCAAACTCAGTGCTGAAGAACCAGTGAAAATAAGGAATATTTTCTTGCTCTGGTCATAGAATATCTTACCGGTCCTGGACCATTCTTTATCATAGTGAGATTCATCCAGGAAAATAAACAGTTCTTTTTCCAGATATACCGGTGAAGTTTCATGAACTTCACCAACGAACACATCTATTGCTTCAAAAATTCCAGTCCCTAAATAGGTGCTTAACTCATCAACTGAAAGGTAAAGGATCCTATCTGAATCTACGCCTTTTTCTTTTTTCAAATATTCATAAATCTGGAATAAAATCGTTGTCTTCCCAACACCCCTTAATCCTGGCATAATAAGAAATCTATTTTCAACATAACCATCTAAAAACTCATCAACGTACTTTTTAACCTGAAAATATGTTTTTCTATGTTCAAAAGGAACATTCCCTGCCCGGGTACTATCCTGTGATAACTTTTCTGCCTCAGCTAACTTTGCAAAGACATAATTTAACATATCTTCAGAATTCATGGGAGATTCACCTATATCCATTTGAGTTAAATAAGATCTTTATATATTTCTGTATATAATTTTATGCCATTTTTATATATTTTTGTATATATCTATTTATATATAATTATTTATTTTTATATACATCCAGATCACAAACTATACTGTAGGTTGAGGAAATTAACTTACTCATTACTGGATGAGTGAAAATAATCTACACTATTTCTTATAAAAATACAGGAAACCATTGGTATTGTTACTGAAAATGAGAATCTTGGAACAGAATAAAATATCCAGAAGATTTCATGTGGCCTTATCCCATTCATTTTTTTATTATTAGATTACCTCCAGATCCTTAGATTACATCCTGATCCCCGGTCAAAAATTCTTAATAGTACTAAGTTCTACAAAGTGGAATTTCACTTATTGTAAAAATTCAGTAAAAAAGCAGTACAAACAAATAAAAATTTTTAATAAAAACCTGGAACTAATAAATAAATGTTAGAAATATTAAAAAGCTGATATTTTTCTTTGAAAAAATTAGTGTGAAATATTAGTAAGGAAGTTCTGGATTAGTAAGAAAGCTTTGATTAGTAAGGAAACTCTGGATAAAACACGAAATTCTACATTCTTTGAATTGAACGTGAAAGTAAGAGAGTGAAATTATGAATAAAAAAGGCAAAATGACGGCTAGTGGTGGTACTACAAACCTTGAATGGTGGCCCAATCGGTTGAATCTTGATATCTTACGCCAGCATTCAGAAAAATCCAATCCAATGGATGAAAGTTACAGCTACCCTCGTGAATTTGAGAGTCTAGACCTGGAGGCGGTGAAGAAGGACCTCTATGAACTCATGACTGATTCACAGGAATGGTGGCCTGCAGACTTTGGCCACTACGGGCCCCTCTTCATCCGTATGGCCTGGCACAGCGCCGGAACCTACCGTGTGGGAGACGGCCGTGGAGGTGGAGGTCATGGTAACCAGCGTTTAGCACCTTTAAGCAGCTGGCCCGACAACACCAACCTGGACAAGGCCCGCCGGCTACTCTGGCCCCTCAAACAAAAATGCGGCCGGAAAATTTCCTGGGCTGATCTGATGATCCTGGCTGGAAACGTGGCCCTGGAATCCATGGGTTTTGAGATCTTCGGCTTCGGTGGAGGACGTGAGGATATCTGGGAACCGGAAAAGGACATCTACTGGGGTTCCGAGAAGGAATGGCTGGGCGGAGAACGCCACGAAAAGGGCAGTGACCTGGACAAACCACTGGCTGCCATTGAAATGGGGTTAATCTACGTAAACCCCGAAGGACCTGATGGTAAACCAGACCCCCTTGCTGCAGCAGATGATATCAGGGAGAGTTTTGCCCGTATGGCCATGAACGATGAGGAAACAGTGGCCCTCATTGCCGGTGGACATGCCTTCGGTAAAACCCATGGTGCCGGGGACCCCAAGTATGTGGGACCCGAACCAGAGGCTGCACCAATCGAAGAACAGGGCCTGGGCTGGAAGAGCAGCTACAAAACAGGGAAAGGAAACGACACCATCACCGGAGGCCCGGAAGTTATCTGGACCAACACACCCACTGCCTGGGACAACAACTTCTTCCGGATCCTGTTCGAATCCGAATGGGAGCTTGAAAAGAGCCCGGCAGGTGCCTACCAGTGGAAACCCAAAGGTGGTGCAGGTAAAGATACGGTACCCGATCCCCACGACCCCGGAAAACGCCGCACTCCGGGTATGTTAACCACGGATCTCTCGTTACGTTTTGACCCGGAATACGAGAAGATCTCAAGGCGTTTCTATGAGAACCCGGATGAACTTGCCAATGCATTTGCCAGGGCCTGGTTCAAATTAACCCACCGGGACATGGGCCCCAAAACCCGTTACCTCGGCCCGGAAGTACCAGACGAGGACCTCATCTGGCAGGACCCCATACCTCCAGTGGACCATGAGCTCGTGAATGAAGAGGACATCCAGAACCTCAAGGACAAAATACTGGCTTCAGATCTCTCCGTACAAGAGCTGGTCGCCACTGCCTGGGCATCAGCATCCACCTTCCGTGGTTCAGACAAGCGTGGAGGTGCCAATGGTGCCCGAATCCGCCTGGCACCACAGAAGGACTGGGAAGTCAACCAGCCAGACCAGCTGAAGAAATTGCTCAAAACCCTGGAAGGCATCCAGAGCAAGTTCAACCAGGCGCGATCCGGTAACAAGAAGGTTTCAATGGCTGACCTCATTGTACTGGCAGGTTGTGCTGGTATTGAACAGGCTGCCAGAAATGCAGGCCAAGAGGTGACTGTGCCTTTCACGCCTGGAAGAATGGATGCCCTGGAGGAGCAGACTGATGCAGATTCCTTTGCGGTGCTTGAACCGGTTGCCGATGGTTTCAGGAACTACCAGATGATGCAAACCGAAGAAAGAGCAGAGGAGTTACTGGTGGATAGAGCTCAACTTTTAACCCTGACCATTCCAGAGATGACAGTCTTAATTGGTGGTTTAAGAGTCCTGGATGCCAACTTCAAACAGTCACCCCACGGAGTCTTCACCCAGACACCAGGGGCACTTACCAATGATTTCTTCGTGAACCTGCTGGACATGCAAACCGAATGGAAGGCAACCGAAGATGAAAACGTGTTTGAGGGAAGTGATAGAGAAACTGGCAAATCCAAATGGACTGCTACTCGTGTGGACCTCGTCTTTGGTTCAAACTCTGAACTCAGGGCAGTGGCAGAAGTTTACGCATCTGCTGATGCCCAGGATAAGTTCCTCAAAGACTTTGTAAGGGCCTGGGATAAGGTTATGAACCTGGACCGGTTCGACCTGGTCTGATTTGGGTTTACCCCCCAACTAGACACCAAACTTTTTTTTATTATTTGGTAATGAAAACCAGAACTCTGTATTGGATAAAGTGAATATTTTTTCAGGGGCTTAAGTGAGTATTTTTTTTCAAGTGCTATTAATTGATATTTTTTTAATTGGAGAGTTGTATTTTTCACAGGGTCATAAGGTGATCCCCAGTGTAAATATAACCATCATCACCAGGAAGGTGTTGGCCACAGGGTCAGTTAAACTGGTGGATAATGGTATGACTATGTTATCCGGGTCAAGGCCTTTCCTGTAAGACATGGCGTTAAGGTAGAATGCAATTAGTAGCATGAATGGTGTGAGCATTAACCCGGCTGAGGTGCTGATGAAGATCATCTTACCCAGGGCAATGGATTCAGCACCGGTAAGGAATGACCCCATGTAAGCTAAAACACCTATTAATGGGTAAATGATCACAGCCAGAATTATGATTATGGCAAAATTCCTCAAGGCTCCACCGGAAGGTCTTAAAGAAGACTCTATGGAACCAATGTGTAATCCTGAGGATAACCTGGCCCCCAGTATACTCACCAGATCCCCACTTTCTCCAGAAAACAGTGGTACCAGTGCCAGGATACTGGGGTTACTTAAAATGGTGGAGAAACTACCATTCAAAATGGTACCTGCAGTGGTTCCAAAGATTGAGGATAAAAACAGGGTGGGTGTGCTGTGAATAATTATCTTCTTCAGGTGAGTTCCCCTTTTTATTCCATAGACAAAGCCCATGATTCCAATTATGATAAATAGGATAAAGAGAACTGTTTCCACATACCCATTCCTTATGGCCAGGAGTATATAAACTGCGAGTAAAATGGAAGGAATGGTAAAAAGATCCCCGGAAGCTGCAATTAAGGGTGTGGTTACATTATCCGGGTCCCATCCATTTTCATAACTTTTAATGGAAATAAGGATGGTGGCAGGTAGAAGCAGTGCCCCTGAAAATATCCCACCCAGAACCGAGATGACTGTGAATTCTGCAAGACTGATACTACTAAATCCAAGTAGCATGCAGAAAGCTTTAGCTGCAAATGCCAGAAAAATCGACATTATAATGGTTAAAATCATGGCAGAGGCGATGTTCTGGTTTAGGATAGGTGACCTTTTCAGTTCTGGGGTTAAAGTACCAATATGGAGGTTGGAACCTAACCGTGACCCCAGTGCACCGAATATGTTTCCCCGCATCCCAATTGCACCTGGAATTAGTACAAGAAGGCCAGGTAACATTTCCAGGGTACCGGTCATACCACTTAAAAGTATACCTGCAATGAGATCACCAATGGCACATATAAAAAGAGCAGTGAATGTTTCCCCTAATACCCGTGAAACATCACGGAAAAAGCTATTGATCTTACCGCTAATGATGAATGGTATCTTTAGAATTTTCAGAGACCTTTTTGAAACTAGGACTGCTAAGTTTACCATCCAATCCAGAATGATATGGGTATATCCGCCAATCCTCTTCAGTAGTTTCTCCGTCCATTTCACCTAACCACCCAATGAATAAAGTACGGGCTGACCATACTATGAATGAGCCATGTAAACGTTCAATATCGATGGTTCTACCGATATTAATATTATTTTCAAACATTTCTATCATTTAAAGCGTTGGAAGATCTTCTTTAACCCTTTCCATTACTATCATTTCTGTCAAGTCTTCAACACCGTCAATTGAACGGATTTTTGAATTGATCAACTGATTCAAGTCCTCAATGCTTTTAACCCAGACTTTTATCAGGATATCATATTCTCCAGATACACTGTAAACTTCTGACACTTTTTCAAGCCTTGAAAGTTCCTCTTTAACTAATTCATGCCTTTCAGACTCGGTCTGAATGATGATTATGGAGGTTATTTCAAGGCCAACTTTCTGCCAGTCTGGTATCAGAGTGTAACGTTTTATAACGTCAGTTTCCAATTTTTTGAGCCTGTTAGATATGGTTGCATCTGGAATATCAATCTCTTTTGACATTTGAGATATGGTAATCCTTGAATTTTTAATTAAAGAACGGAGTATAGCTAAATCTACATCATCCATTTTTTCCAACACCTTTCAAATTCCAAATTAAGTTATACTCATATTTACTTATAAAGATTTGGGTAGATTACCAAAAATATTCAAAAAAATGAGTATTTTTCTAAGTTTACATCCTTAGTTTAGAAAATTTCTCAAATATGCATGAATTCATGGTAAAATCAAATAAGCAGAT
Proteins encoded in this window:
- a CDS encoding magnesium transporter — protein: MKWTEKLLKRIGGYTHIILDWMVNLAVLVSKRSLKILKIPFIISGKINSFFRDVSRVLGETFTALFICAIGDLIAGILLSGMTGTLEMLPGLLVLIPGAIGMRGNIFGALGSRLGSNLHIGTLTPELKRSPILNQNIASAMILTIIMSIFLAFAAKAFCMLLGFSSISLAEFTVISVLGGIFSGALLLPATILISIKSYENGWDPDNVTTPLIAASGDLFTIPSILLAVYILLAIRNGYVETVLFILFIIIGIMGFVYGIKRGTHLKKIIIHSTPTLFLSSIFGTTAGTILNGSFSTILSNPSILALVPLFSGESGDLVSILGARLSSGLHIGSIESSLRPSGGALRNFAIIIILAVIIYPLIGVLAYMGSFLTGAESIALGKMIFISTSAGLMLTPFMLLIAFYLNAMSYRKGLDPDNIVIPLSTSLTDPVANTFLVMMVIFTLGITL
- the katG gene encoding catalase/peroxidase HPI, giving the protein MNKKGKMTASGGTTNLEWWPNRLNLDILRQHSEKSNPMDESYSYPREFESLDLEAVKKDLYELMTDSQEWWPADFGHYGPLFIRMAWHSAGTYRVGDGRGGGGHGNQRLAPLSSWPDNTNLDKARRLLWPLKQKCGRKISWADLMILAGNVALESMGFEIFGFGGGREDIWEPEKDIYWGSEKEWLGGERHEKGSDLDKPLAAIEMGLIYVNPEGPDGKPDPLAAADDIRESFARMAMNDEETVALIAGGHAFGKTHGAGDPKYVGPEPEAAPIEEQGLGWKSSYKTGKGNDTITGGPEVIWTNTPTAWDNNFFRILFESEWELEKSPAGAYQWKPKGGAGKDTVPDPHDPGKRRTPGMLTTDLSLRFDPEYEKISRRFYENPDELANAFARAWFKLTHRDMGPKTRYLGPEVPDEDLIWQDPIPPVDHELVNEEDIQNLKDKILASDLSVQELVATAWASASTFRGSDKRGGANGARIRLAPQKDWEVNQPDQLKKLLKTLEGIQSKFNQARSGNKKVSMADLIVLAGCAGIEQAARNAGQEVTVPFTPGRMDALEEQTDADSFAVLEPVADGFRNYQMMQTEERAEELLVDRAQLLTLTIPEMTVLIGGLRVLDANFKQSPHGVFTQTPGALTNDFFVNLLDMQTEWKATEDENVFEGSDRETGKSKWTATRVDLVFGSNSELRAVAEVYASADAQDKFLKDFVRAWDKVMNLDRFDLV
- a CDS encoding AAA family ATPase codes for the protein MNSEDMLNYVFAKLAEAEKLSQDSTRAGNVPFEHRKTYFQVKKYVDEFLDGYVENRFLIMPGLRGVGKTTILFQIYEYLKKEKGVDSDRILYLSVDELSTYLGTGIFEAIDVFVGEVHETSPVYLEKELFIFLDESHYDKEWSRTGKIFYDQSKKIFLIFTGSSALSLEMNVDAARRIEKEPVFPMNFGEYNLLKNNINPPDDFSSSLMDLIFKGDDSSVEGASRKENEMKKNLLVLSKPVEKEWENFLLCLDFPFALNMERNEVYERVFTIVNRVVEKDVFSLKSFNTESRSVISRVITFLALQDPGGTSDAKLATKLGKSPRLIREILNILELTHLVFSVKPYGTAGKVVRKSWKYYFLSPTVNAAIRFKLGKYNRRDRKLLGVLAESLVASYFFRMKETVHRPLGIFYDPANKGVDFLLQTADDGVIPVEVGVGEKDRTQINRAITRYKSEYGIVISNTTSKIKKEGNVIYIPLVTFSFI
- a CDS encoding Lrp/AsnC family transcriptional regulator, translating into MDDVDLAILRSLIKNSRITISQMSKEIDIPDATISNRLKKLETDVIKRYTLIPDWQKVGLEITSIIIIQTESERHELVKEELSRLEKVSEVYSVSGEYDILIKVWVKSIEDLNQLINSKIRSIDGVEDLTEMIVMERVKEDLPTL